In Liquorilactobacillus nagelii DSM 13675, the following proteins share a genomic window:
- a CDS encoding terminase small subunit: MNKRLTVKQKKFADEYIISGNATSAAVKAGYSKNYAHTNDNKLLQNTTVKSYLTNKLKELDSAKVADMKEVMEYLTSVLRGEQTETVATAKGLYDDVEVSAKDRIKAAELIGKRYGAWTDKKEINGDLTIDIGVGDYDD, from the coding sequence ATGAATAAAAGATTAACAGTTAAACAAAAGAAATTTGCTGATGAATATATTATTTCTGGTAATGCCACCAGTGCAGCAGTAAAAGCTGGTTACAGCAAAAACTATGCACATACGAATGATAATAAGCTACTACAAAATACTACCGTTAAAAGTTATCTAACTAATAAGCTAAAAGAACTCGATAGCGCAAAAGTTGCTGACATGAAAGAAGTCATGGAGTATTTAACATCTGTATTACGTGGAGAACAGACTGAAACAGTAGCAACTGCTAAAGGGCTTTATGATGATGTGGAAGTATCAGCTAAAGATAGAATTAAAGCTGCTGAATTAATTGGTAAACGCTATGGCGCTTGGACTGATAAGAAAGAAATAAATGGTGATTTAACAATTGATATCGGGGTTGGTGATTACGATGACTAA